The nucleotide sequence GGTGCATGGTCCGGTGCCCGCGAAGGTGGCGCCGAACACGGTGGTGGTGAGCAACCACGAGTCCAACGCGGACCCGTTCCTCATCTCTCACCTGCCGTGGGAGATGAAGTGGCTGGGCAAGGCCAGCCTGTTCAAGATTCCGGTGGTCGGCTGGATGATGTGGATGGCGGGGGACATCCCCGTGCACCGTGGGGACCGCGACTCCGCGACGGGCGCCATGGCCCGCTGCAAGGAGTGGCTGGCCAAGGGCATGCCGGTGATGATCTTCCCCGAGGGCACGCGCTCGAAGACGGACGAGCTGCTGCCCTTCAAGGACGGCGCCTTCCGGCTGGCCATCGAAGCGCAGGCGGACGTGCTGCCGCTGGCGGTGAGCGGGACGCGGCGGGCGCTGCCCAAGCACTCGTGGCGCTTCGCCGTGTCGCGCGGGCTGGTGACGGTGGGCACGCCCATCTCCACCAAGGGGATGACGCTGGCGGACGTGGAGCGGCTGAAGGACCTGGCGCGCGAGCAGATCCTCTCGCTGCGCGCCTCGCTGATGCCGCTGACCCGCACCGGCACGGAGCCCCCGGCCTCCACGGGCACCGCCAGCGCCGCGTAGGCGGGCCGTCCCTCCGGCTCAGACGTCCGTCTGCGCGTCGTCGACGATGTGGCAGCGCATGTCCTTGTCGAGGACGTCCTCGATGAGGCCGCGCACCACGTCCTTGCCGCCCACCTCGAAGGACAGGCCGACCTTGTCGCCGGCGACCGACTCCTGCTTGTCCAGGGTGAGCCTGCCGCCGAGCGCCACCGCGTTGCCGTCCACCTTGCCGCCGTCGTGGACGCGGACCTCTCCGCCGAGCGACACCACGCTGCCCTTCACCCGGGCGCCGGCCTCGATGATGACGCGGCCCCGGATGGCGATGGCGTCCTCCACCACCGCGCCCTTGCGGATGATGACGTTGCCCTCGATGGCGACCGCGTCCTTCACCTTCTCGCCCGCCTCGATGACCAGGTCGGTGCCCTGGACGGCACGGCTGCCATCCTTGGAGTTGGTGGCGCACACCACCCGCCAGTCGTTGGGCTTCTTCGCGGCGTCATCCGCGGCGAAGGCCGGGGCGGCGAGGGCGAAGGTGAGGGCCAGGGCGGGAACGGGAGGCAGGCGCATGGACGACTCCGGAGGCTCCGAGTTGCTTCTGATACGGAGGTCCGCCAGCGCGATTGCCGGCCCGCGGGCGCAGCGGATGCGCGGCGGGGCGGCTCCTGCTAGACGGAGCCTGCTGGCCCGGAACTCGCAACACGGCTTCCCGGCCTGTTTCCGGAGGTACCCCTGGCTCCCGCGTCGACGCCGTCGGACGACTCTCACGACCTGACCATCTGGGTGTATGCCTTCGGCTACTTCGCCGCCTACGCCCCCTATAGCGCGCTGACGAAGGCGCTGTCGGGAGGGCTGTTGCCCGGCATGACGCACGGCATCTCCGGCTTCACGCTGCTGCCGGTGAGCGCCATGGCCTCGCTGGTGGGCATGTTCGTCTTCATCACCCTCAAGCGGTGGTGGCGCTACGCGGGGCACCGCGAGGTGCTCGGCCTGCGGGTGCCGCTCCCGGGGCGCTGGACGCTGCTGTCCGGGTTCTGCTCGGCGGCCATCATCGGGACGACGACGCTGTCGTACACCCTGCCGGGTGCGTCCATCGTCTTCATGATGCTGCTGATGCGGGGCGGGGTGCTCGTCCTCGCGCCGCTGGTGGACGTGCTGAGCGGGCGGCGGGTGCGCTGGCCCTCGTGGGTGGCGCTGGGGCTGAGCCTGGGCGCGCTGGTGGTGGCGACGGGGACGAACGTGAGCTTCACCCTCACGCTGGTGGCCGCGCTGGACGTGGGCGTGTACCTCGCCAGCTACTTCTTCCGGCTGCGCGCCATGAGCCACCTGGCCAAGTCCGGAGACCCGGCGGTGTCCATCCGCTACTTCGTGGAGGAGCAGATGGTGGCCACGCCCGTCCTCGTGGCCCTCTTGGCGTTCCTGGCGCTGCTCGGGGGAGATGGAATTCTGGGCGACATCCGCGCCGGCTTCACCGGCGTGCTGTCTCGGGGCCACCTGCTGGAGGAGGTGCTGGTGGGGCTGCTGTCCCAGGGGACGGGCATCTTCGGCGGCCTCATCCTCCTGGACTCGCGGGAGAATGCCTTCACCGTGCCGGTGAACCGCGCCTCCAGCGTCCTCGCGGGCGTGCTGGCCACGTGGGGGCTGTCGGCCTGGGTGGGCCTGCCCGGTGTCGGAGTGGGCGAGCTGGCGGGGGCCTCGCTCCTCGTCGGCGCCATGGCGGTGCTCGCCGTGCCCACGGTGCTCGCGATGCGGCGTCCTAGGCCGTCCGGAGCTCTTCCCTGAGCGCGGCAATGATGGCGTCCAGCTCGCGGTGGAGGGCCTGGACGGCAGCGGCCACCCTGGCCGGCGGCCCTGGGGACGGTGCCTCCGGGAAGCAGGCGAGGCCCTCCTTCACGGCCGCGCGCAGGGAGTGCGCCTGCAGCAGCTCCAGGGTGGGCCGTATCTTGTGGGACTGATACACGAAGGCGTCCCGGTTGCCGGTCTCCAGCGCCTGCTGGAAGTCGTCCTTGTACTGCTCGCAGCTCGCCAGGGTGATGCTGCTCAGCTCCACCAGGGCCTTCGGGTCGTCGTCGAGCATGCGCCGGAGCCGCCGCAGGCTGAACGCCGGTGACGCGACGGACGGGGCGGGCGGAGCCGCAGGAGCCGCCACCGCCTGCCGCCAGGCGCTGTGCTTCACGAGCATCGCGGCGAGCTCCGAGGGCTTGTAGGGCTTGCCGATGAAGTCCGTGAAGCCGGCGGCGCTCGCCCGGTGCTCCAGGCCCAGGCGGGTGGACGCCGTCACCGCGATGATGGGAATGCGCCGGTAGTCCGCGCCGGGCAGCGCCCGGATGGCGAGGGTGGCCGCGTAGCCGTCCAGCTCCGGCATCCGCACGTCCATCAACACCAGGTCGTAGTCGGCCGTCTGGATGCGCTCGACGGCCTGCTGCCCATCGCCGACCACGTCGAAGTTCGCGCCCCACTTCTGGAGGAACTGCGACAGCATGAACACGTTGATGGCGTTGTCCTCCGCCACCAGGATGCGAAGGCCCTGGAGGGCCTCCGTGGAGACGCGGCCTTCGGCTGCGCCCCCGGCGCTGGGGACCTCCTGGCCGAGCTTCAGGCGCAGGGTGAAGGAGAAGGACGACCCCTGGCCCGGCGTGCTCTTCACGCCCAGCCTGCCGCCGTGCAGCTCCACCAGCTTCCGGCTGATGGCGAGCCCCAGCCCGGTGCCCCCGTACTTCAGGCCGATGTCGTAGTCGGCCTGGGTGAACTCCTCGAAGATCTGGTCCAGGCGCTCCTCGGCGATGCCGATGCCCGTGTCGGTGACGGCGAAGTCGACCGCCACGCCGCCCTGGAACGCCTCCCTCACGCCCACCGTCACCGTCACCGCCCCCAGCTCGGTGAACTTGATGGCGTTGCTCACGAGGTTGGTGAGCACCTGGGCGAGCTTGACCGGGTCCCCGACGAGCCATTCCGGCACCGCATCGTCGATCTCCGCGATGACCGGGAGCTGCTTCTCCTCGGCCTTGATGTTGAGGGCGAAGATGGTGCCATAGACGAGCTGGCGCAGGTTGAAGGGGCGCTCCTCCAGCGCCGCCTTGCCGGAGTCTATCTTGCTGAAGTCCAGGATGTGGTTGATGAGGCCCAGCAGGTTCTCGGAGGACGACTCCAGGATGCGGACGTACTTCTGTTGCTGGGGCGACAGCTCGGTGCGCTGCAGCAGACTGGAGATGCCGATGATGGCGTTCATCGGCGTGCGGATTTCGTGGCTGACCATGGACAGGAAGTCCGCCTTGGCCCGGGCGGCCTGCTCCGCCTTCCTGCGCGCCAGCACCAGCTCCCGCTCGTACTTCTTCCGGTCGGAGATGTTGAAGAGGGTGGTCCGGTTCAGCAGCGGCCTGCCGGCGGCGTCCCTGCGCTGGACGGTGTTGAGCAGCACCGGCAGCGGGGTGCCCGCGCGCGTCAGCAGCTCGAGCTGCACCTCGTTGAGGAAGCCCTGCATCAGCAGCAGGGGCGCGAAGTGCGTCTCGTGGAAGATGCGCCCTCCCACGGACAGCAGGTCCTGGAAGCGCCTGCCGGACAGCAGCTCCTCGCGCGTGTACCCCAGCCAGGTCAGGAAGGTCTGGTTGGCCTTGACGATGAGGCCATCCGGCCGCGTGGAGATGTAGCCACACGGCGCGTTCTCGTACAGGTCCTCCGCGCTCTCCTCGAGCAGGTCCTCTGGAGCCTGGCTCGTGGCGCGCGGTGGCTCTTTCACGATACGCCCCGCCACTAGAGGAAGAGCCTCATCGCGGCGACGGTTTCCTCGGGCGCGCTGAGGTTGGGGCAGTGGCCGGTCGCCTCGAGCACCATGAGCTGGCTGTCGGCCATGTTCCGGTGCACGTACCGCCCCACCGCCTCCGGAGCAATGACGTCCTGGGAGCACTGGAGGATGAGGGCCCGGGCCTTCACCTTCGGCAGGTCCGCCCGGTTGTCCGAGTGGAAGGTGACGTGCGCGAAGTGCCGGGCGATGTCCGGGTCCGTGCGGCAGAAGCTGTTGGTCAGCTCCTGCCCGAGCTCCGGGCGGTCCGGGTTGCCCATGATGACGGGCGCCATCGCGCTGGACCAGCCCAGGTAGTTGCTGTCGAGCGACTCGAGCAGCCCGTCGATGTCCTCCCGCGAGAAGCCGCCGACGTAGTCACCGTCGTTGATGTAGCGGGGCGAGGGCCCGACGAGCACCAGCTTCTCGAAGCGCTCCGGCTCGGCGGCCGCGGCGAGCACGCCAATCATCGCGCTCACCGAGTGGCCCACGAAGATGCCCCGCGTCACGTCCAGCTCGCGGCACAGCTCCAGCACGTCGTCCGCGTAGCCCTTCAGCGTGCCGTACCTCGCACGGCTGTAGGCCCTGGCATCCGAGCGCCCGGCCCCCACGTGGTCGAAGAGGATGACGCGGTAGTCCTGCAGGAAGGCGGGGGTGATGAACCGCCACATGTTCTGATCGCACCCGTACCCGTGGGCGAAGATCATCGCCTGCTTTCCCTGGCCCAGGACCTTCACGTTGTTCCGACGAACGGCGGTCATGGACGAGCGGGCTCCGGAGGTGGGCGGGCGAGGGAGGACGTCGGTGCTCCCACACTCTGGCCTCGCCGCCTACCCATCTCAAGGCAATCCGCCTGGACGGTCGGTGGTGGACATCAGGGGCCCGCCATACCAGGCCCCCCGCCAGCCGGACGGCTACGCCTCCGGGGCGAGGTGCAGCGTCAGCACCGGGCAGTGCGCACGCGAGACGACCTTCTGCGCCACGCTGCCCAGCAGCAGCCGGGGCAGCCCGCGCCGGCCATGCGTGCCCATGACGATGAGGTCGTACTTCCCCTGCTCGGCCAGGGCGAGCACGGTGGAGGAGGCCTCGCCCACCAGGACCTTCTGGGTCAGCGGTACCGACGGCTTCTCCAGGCTCTGCACCAGCTTCGTCAGGTCCTTGGTCGCCGTCTCCACGGCCACCTGCTCCAGGGACAGCGAGTTCCACCCGGGCGCGGCCACCAGCAGGTCAGGCGCCACGTACTGCGGCGGCTCCCAGGCGTGCACCACGTCCACGGAGGCGCCGAAAGGCCGGGCCAGCTGCACGGCGTAGTCGATGACCTTCCGGGAGCCTTCGGACAGGTCCACGGGTACGAGGATTCGGGACGGAGGAGGCATCGCGTTTTCTCCTGATGGGGTGGGCCCCCACACGAGGGCTTGGGGTCGCTTCGGAGGATATGGAAGAGGCGTGCCAGCGCCTGCACGGAGGGCCGCTGTGCCGACGTGCAGGCTTTGCAGGGCAGGCAGCGCATCGCGCAAGGGATGCGCAGCATGGGCAGCTTAACGACGACGAGGACCCCTCCATGCTTCCTCCTCCCATCGATCAAGGTACCGTCCTCATCATCGGCGCGACGGAAGGAATCGGCCGGGAGCTTTCCCGGCAGCTCTCACGGCGGGTGCGCACCCTGGTGCTCGTGGACCGCCGCGCCGGCCGCCTGGAGCCGCTGCGCGACGAGCTGCTGGCCCGCAACCCGACGCTCGGCGTGCTCGTCCACCAGTGCGACATCTGCGACCCGCACCAGGTGGACGCGCTGCTCGCCTTCCTGGAGGCGCACTTCGTCCGCGTGGACGTGCTGGTGAACAACGCCGCCGTGGGGAACCGGGGGCTGTATGCCGAGGAGCGCTGGGGGCAGGTGGAGGAGACGCTGCAGGCCAACGTCTGGGCGCCCGCGCTGCTGACGCACCGCCTGCTCGGGCCCATGCTGCAGCGGGGCAGGGGGGGCGTGCTGAACATCGGCTCGGGCGCGGCGCAGCTGTTCCTGCCCGGCTCCGCCACCTTCGCCGCCACGCAGCGCTTCCTGGACGGCTTCACCGAGGCGCTGCGGCTGGAGGTGGAGGACCGCGGCATCGCCGTCACCCGCGTGGCGCCCGGGCCGCTCTGGGAGGCCGGCGTGGAGGATTGGGAGGGAGGCGTGGCGCCCTTCTTCCACATCTCCCTGGCGCGGTGCGCCCGCGAGGCCCTGGTGGGCTTCGAGCGGGGCGCGCCGCTGGTGTACCCGGGCTTCGGACACCGGTGGGTGATGCGGCTGCTGCCGCTGCTGCCACGCCGGCTCAAGCGGAGCCTGGGCCGGCTGGCGCTGCGGGGCCTGGAGCGAGAGACGCTGCTGTCGCCACAGGCCCCCGGGCTTGCGGCTGGCCGGCAGGTGCTGCTGGCCGGTGAGCCGAGTCCCGCGTGAAGCGCGTGTGAGGACTCCTGAGGATTCCTGAGGACTACAGGCCGATCTCCGCCAGGCGCGCCTTGACGCGGGTGGCCTTCACGCCGGTGTTGGCCGTGCCGCGGCCCGACGAGTTGCCGCCCAGGCCGATGTGGTGCAGGCCGACCACCTCGTGCGTGGAGGAGGAGATGACCGGCGAGCCCGAGGAGCCGCCCAGCGTGTCCGCGTCGTAGGACAGGTCCGTGGTGCTGTAGTTGGCGTTCTTCACCACGCCCGGCGAGGACTTCTTCGTCGGCGCGCAGCCGCTCGTCGTGTAGTAGTCGCAGTTCTGGTGCACGACGTAGATGCTGGCGTTCGTCGCGGCGTTGGTGCTGGAGACCGTCAGCCAGCCGTACACGTCACCGGGCAGCTGGCCGTTGGTGGCGGAGCAGCGCAGCGCCGTCATGTCGTCGCCCGACCAGGTCTTGATGAAGGTTCCGCAGTTGTAATAGACGCGCGAGGCCGAGGCGACGCCGTCCTCGTAGTTGAAGGACGCGCGGGCGCCGGAGGCCTGCGAGGCGCTGCCGATGCAGTGGTTGTTGGTGATGATGACGTCGCGCGACACCAGCCACGCCGTGCAGCGCGAGCCCACCGCGGGGATGGACAGGTAGCCCACCGCGCGCGAGCGCGTGCGCTGCGTGCCGGTCAGCGTCGTGGCGCTCACCCAGTTCACCGAGCCCACGATGACGTTGGACTCCTGGGACTGCAGCGGCTCGTTGGCCTCCACGTCCGGGACATCCGGAGGAGCCTCGGTACCGCAGGCGGAAACGGCAGTCACCAGGAACAGCGCACGAACGCTCTTCGCGAACATCGGAACACCTCCACGCGCGGGATTGCGCGGCGTGGGGCCCAAGGCACGCCCCGTGCCACCGGCCCTGGGGCGGGGCGTCCCCTCTGGCGAGGCACACGCGGCCACCTCCAGAGTGGTGCGTGCCTGTTCCTGTAACTCAGTTGCGTGTGTAAAGTCCCTTCACGCCCGGGAACCCAATCCCCCGCAACAATCGTGACTTGCGGGCTTTCCCGGGACTGTTGTTTTCGTGGGCAGGGGGAGGCGCCCGGGTGTCTCGGGACAGGACAGGGGCTGGAAAATGACAAGGGCCGCGAAGAGGGCGGGGGGCTTCAGCCGATGATCATGTCCTCGCGCTCGAGGGTGCCCTCGGCGAAGCGGCGGAGGTTGAAGCGGGTGAAGAGCTCATCGGACTCGCCGGTGGCCATCCACTTCGCCATCCGCTCGGCGACGGCGGGGGCCATCATGAAGCCGTGGCCGACGAAGCCGGACATCTGGAGCATGTTGTCCAGGCCCGGGGTGCGGCCGAGGATGGGGTTGTTGTCCGGCGTCACGTCGTAGCAGCCGGCCCACTGGCGCAGCACCTTCACGTGGCCCACCTGGGGCAGCTGCTCCATCAGCGCGCGGGCGAAGCGCGAGACGAAGCGCAGCGTGCTGCCCATGTTGAGGCCGGCGGGCTCCTTCGGGTCGCCCATGCCGCCGACAATCTCGCCGCGCATG is from Pyxidicoccus xibeiensis and encodes:
- a CDS encoding PAS domain-containing hybrid sensor histidine kinase/response regulator; this encodes MKEPPRATSQAPEDLLEESAEDLYENAPCGYISTRPDGLIVKANQTFLTWLGYTREELLSGRRFQDLLSVGGRIFHETHFAPLLLMQGFLNEVQLELLTRAGTPLPVLLNTVQRRDAAGRPLLNRTTLFNISDRKKYERELVLARRKAEQAARAKADFLSMVSHEIRTPMNAIIGISSLLQRTELSPQQQKYVRILESSSENLLGLINHILDFSKIDSGKAALEERPFNLRQLVYGTIFALNIKAEEKQLPVIAEIDDAVPEWLVGDPVKLAQVLTNLVSNAIKFTELGAVTVTVGVREAFQGGVAVDFAVTDTGIGIAEERLDQIFEEFTQADYDIGLKYGGTGLGLAISRKLVELHGGRLGVKSTPGQGSSFSFTLRLKLGQEVPSAGGAAEGRVSTEALQGLRILVAEDNAINVFMLSQFLQKWGANFDVVGDGQQAVERIQTADYDLVLMDVRMPELDGYAATLAIRALPGADYRRIPIIAVTASTRLGLEHRASAAGFTDFIGKPYKPSELAAMLVKHSAWRQAVAAPAAPPAPSVASPAFSLRRLRRMLDDDPKALVELSSITLASCEQYKDDFQQALETGNRDAFVYQSHKIRPTLELLQAHSLRAAVKEGLACFPEAPSPGPPARVAAAVQALHRELDAIIAALREELRTA
- a CDS encoding lysophospholipid acyltransferase family protein, whose product is MNALLSIWTWIEISLVALLGFFVQLTLAIFTWPFDRVRHVTGRCFRLIGVTAARLTPFWRFGVHGPVPAKVAPNTVVVSNHESNADPFLISHLPWEMKWLGKASLFKIPVVGWMMWMAGDIPVHRGDRDSATGAMARCKEWLAKGMPVMIFPEGTRSKTDELLPFKDGAFRLAIEAQADVLPLAVSGTRRALPKHSWRFAVSRGLVTVGTPISTKGMTLADVERLKDLAREQILSLRASLMPLTRTGTEPPASTGTASAA
- a CDS encoding SDR family NAD(P)-dependent oxidoreductase; translation: MLPPPIDQGTVLIIGATEGIGRELSRQLSRRVRTLVLVDRRAGRLEPLRDELLARNPTLGVLVHQCDICDPHQVDALLAFLEAHFVRVDVLVNNAAVGNRGLYAEERWGQVEETLQANVWAPALLTHRLLGPMLQRGRGGVLNIGSGAAQLFLPGSATFAATQRFLDGFTEALRLEVEDRGIAVTRVAPGPLWEAGVEDWEGGVAPFFHISLARCAREALVGFERGAPLVYPGFGHRWVMRLLPLLPRRLKRSLGRLALRGLERETLLSPQAPGLAAGRQVLLAGEPSPA
- a CDS encoding alpha/beta fold hydrolase; protein product: MTAVRRNNVKVLGQGKQAMIFAHGYGCDQNMWRFITPAFLQDYRVILFDHVGAGRSDARAYSRARYGTLKGYADDVLELCRELDVTRGIFVGHSVSAMIGVLAAAAEPERFEKLVLVGPSPRYINDGDYVGGFSREDIDGLLESLDSNYLGWSSAMAPVIMGNPDRPELGQELTNSFCRTDPDIARHFAHVTFHSDNRADLPKVKARALILQCSQDVIAPEAVGRYVHRNMADSQLMVLEATGHCPNLSAPEETVAAMRLFL
- a CDS encoding universal stress protein; the encoded protein is MPPPSRILVPVDLSEGSRKVIDYAVQLARPFGASVDVVHAWEPPQYVAPDLLVAAPGWNSLSLEQVAVETATKDLTKLVQSLEKPSVPLTQKVLVGEASSTVLALAEQGKYDLIVMGTHGRRGLPRLLLGSVAQKVVSRAHCPVLTLHLAPEA
- a CDS encoding bactofilin family protein, with the translated sequence MRLPPVPALALTFALAAPAFAADDAAKKPNDWRVVCATNSKDGSRAVQGTDLVIEAGEKVKDAVAIEGNVIIRKGAVVEDAIAIRGRVIIEAGARVKGSVVSLGGEVRVHDGGKVDGNAVALGGRLTLDKQESVAGDKVGLSFEVGGKDVVRGLIEDVLDKDMRCHIVDDAQTDV
- a CDS encoding trypsin-like serine peptidase, producing the protein MFAKSVRALFLVTAVSACGTEAPPDVPDVEANEPLQSQESNVIVGSVNWVSATTLTGTQRTRSRAVGYLSIPAVGSRCTAWLVSRDVIITNNHCIGSASQASGARASFNYEDGVASASRVYYNCGTFIKTWSGDDMTALRCSATNGQLPGDVYGWLTVSSTNAATNASIYVVHQNCDYYTTSGCAPTKKSSPGVVKNANYSTTDLSYDADTLGGSSGSPVISSSTHEVVGLHHIGLGGNSSGRGTANTGVKATRVKARLAEIGL